Proteins encoded by one window of Chitinispirillales bacterium:
- a CDS encoding class I SAM-dependent methyltransferase — translation MFYDYYDKTTNPLREWQARHLYPKFIKYIAKELPENPSVLEIGYGRGDFHKIFSKFYPKAKYNVIDANAAICKLAEENGANICVDGVTMIPPLPRNIENESFDVVVMNNVVEHFLNCQIASQALEELKPILKASGKVVIFFPDYLDWKTDFFEVDYSHSFLTTRYRINRLLFDCGYDVVKNDYFRSAFNCFRLFFWILARINNLVFGFILHVTGNVWKRNLLFKCKIAFNRQALIVAQKK, via the coding sequence ATGTTTTACGATTATTACGACAAAACGACGAATCCTTTACGGGAATGGCAGGCGCGCCATTTATATCCAAAGTTCATAAAGTATATAGCGAAAGAATTACCGGAGAACCCGAGTGTTTTGGAGATCGGTTACGGGCGCGGCGATTTCCATAAAATATTTTCCAAATTTTATCCCAAAGCGAAATATAACGTGATAGATGCGAATGCGGCTATTTGTAAACTTGCTGAGGAAAACGGCGCTAATATTTGCGTAGACGGTGTGACTATGATTCCGCCTTTACCGAGAAATATTGAAAACGAAAGTTTTGATGTAGTTGTGATGAATAACGTTGTTGAGCATTTCTTAAATTGTCAAATAGCGTCCCAAGCGCTTGAAGAATTAAAACCAATATTAAAAGCAAGCGGAAAAGTTGTCATTTTTTTCCCGGATTATCTTGATTGGAAAACTGATTTTTTTGAAGTCGATTATTCACATTCTTTTTTGACGACTCGTTACCGAATTAACCGCCTGCTTTTTGACTGTGGGTATGACGTGGTTAAAAACGACTATTTTCGGTCGGCTTTTAATTGTTTTCGCCTGTTTTTCTGGATTTTGGCGAGAATAAACAATTTGGTTTTCGGTTTTATTCTTCACGTTACCGGCAATGTGTGGAAACGGAATTTGCTTTTTAAATGTAAAATAGCATTTAACAGACAGGCGCTTATAGTCGCGCAAAAAAAATAA
- the acpP gene encoding acyl carrier protein has translation MSANLEKVQEVVAKQLGKQKSEITPEKKFIDDLGADSLDLSELIMAFEEAFGVDEISDEDSAKFITVGDVVKYVDSL, from the coding sequence ATGAGTGCAAATCTTGAAAAAGTTCAAGAAGTGGTAGCAAAGCAACTGGGTAAGCAAAAAAGTGAAATTACCCCGGAGAAAAAATTTATTGACGATTTGGGAGCGGATTCGCTTGACCTTTCCGAACTCATCATGGCGTTTGAAGAAGCGTTCGGCGTTGATGAAATTTCAGACGAAGATTCGGCGAAGTTTATCACTGTCGGCGATGTCGTGAAATATGTGGATTCACTTTAA
- the fabG gene encoding 3-oxoacyl-[acyl-carrier-protein] reductase: protein MISLKGKAALVTGSGRGIGKEIAAKFAKTGADVCVSDIDLNTAKESAREIAENYGVKTLALSANVAKEEDVDKMIKDFIEFFGKIDILVNNAGITKDGLVIDMKESDWDAVLDVNLKSTFLCTKAALRPMLKARGGRIINIASISGQIGLPGQANYSASKGGMIALTKAVAKEAAKRSVTVNAIAPGFIRTAMTDKLSPEVVKGYEDAIPMKVLGMPEDIANSALFLASDLAGYITGQVIAVNGGLAM, encoded by the coding sequence ATGATTTCGTTAAAAGGGAAAGCCGCTCTTGTCACCGGTTCGGGAAGAGGAATCGGAAAGGAAATCGCGGCGAAATTTGCAAAAACTGGCGCAGACGTTTGTGTCAGTGATATTGATTTAAACACGGCAAAAGAGTCTGCTCGGGAAATTGCAGAAAATTACGGTGTAAAAACGCTTGCGCTTTCGGCGAATGTCGCCAAAGAAGAAGACGTGGATAAAATGATTAAGGATTTTATAGAGTTTTTCGGCAAAATTGATATTCTTGTGAATAATGCGGGAATTACCAAAGACGGACTCGTTATAGATATGAAAGAAAGCGACTGGGACGCGGTTCTTGATGTGAATCTCAAGAGTACGTTTCTATGCACGAAAGCGGCGTTGCGTCCGATGCTCAAAGCCAGAGGCGGAAGAATAATAAATATCGCTTCGATTTCCGGACAGATAGGACTTCCCGGACAAGCGAATTATTCGGCATCAAAAGGAGGGATGATAGCTCTGACAAAGGCTGTGGCAAAAGAAGCGGCGAAACGGTCGGTAACAGTAAATGCGATTGCGCCGGGATTTATTCGTACGGCGATGACGGACAAACTTTCACCCGAAGTCGTGAAAGGATACGAGGACGCAATTCCGATGAAAGTTTTGGGTATGCCCGAAGATATTGCCAATTCGGCTCTGTTTTTGGCAAGCGATTTGGCGGGTTATATAACCGGGCAGGTAATCGCCGTCAACGGCGGGTTGGCAATGTAG
- the fabD gene encoding ACP S-malonyltransferase — MNLSFLFPGQGSQKVGMGKDIFEQSDFAKKRFEEANDILERNIKNIIFDGTEEVLKQTENTQPAMFLIESVIADLLKQNGIFPSFTLGHSLGEYSALYASEVFDFATGIDLVAKRGELMAEAGKRYKGAMAAILGMEKEKIISYLLEIKNGVVVSANENSPEQTVISGDSAAVESACEILKANGAKRAVALAVSGAFHSPLMKDAADEFSKYLEDKKFNDAKYPVITNVRAKPEKSADTIKSLLVEQLLSPVRWVDCQNELFDVGVRNAVEVGPGNVLKGLMKKTVAEIEVVNCADWENVISIMETYKTEEKK; from the coding sequence ATGAATTTGTCATTTTTGTTTCCCGGACAAGGTTCTCAGAAAGTCGGGATGGGAAAAGATATTTTTGAGCAAAGCGATTTTGCAAAAAAACGCTTTGAAGAAGCGAACGATATTTTGGAACGGAATATAAAAAATATAATTTTTGACGGTACGGAAGAGGTTCTCAAACAAACCGAAAACACTCAGCCGGCGATGTTTTTGATAGAAAGTGTAATTGCCGATTTGCTGAAGCAAAACGGTATATTTCCGTCTTTTACGCTTGGGCATTCTCTGGGAGAATATTCCGCTCTTTATGCAAGTGAAGTTTTTGATTTTGCAACAGGAATTGATTTGGTCGCAAAGCGCGGAGAATTGATGGCTGAAGCGGGTAAAAGATACAAAGGCGCTATGGCGGCGATTTTGGGAATGGAAAAGGAAAAAATTATTTCGTATTTACTTGAAATCAAAAACGGAGTCGTCGTTTCGGCAAATGAAAATTCTCCGGAACAAACCGTAATTTCGGGCGATTCGGCGGCGGTGGAAAGCGCTTGTGAAATTCTTAAGGCGAACGGAGCAAAACGAGCGGTGGCGCTTGCGGTAAGCGGCGCGTTTCATTCTCCGCTTATGAAAGACGCCGCAGACGAATTTTCAAAATATTTGGAAGATAAAAAATTTAACGACGCAAAATACCCAGTTATTACAAACGTTCGCGCAAAGCCGGAAAAAAGCGCGGATACAATAAAATCGCTTTTGGTTGAGCAACTGCTTTCTCCGGTTCGCTGGGTTGATTGCCAAAACGAGCTGTTCGACGTTGGCGTCAGAAACGCCGTCGAGGTAGGTCCTGGCAACGTACTTAAAGGACTTATGAAAAAAACTGTTGCAGAAATTGAGGTTGTAAATTGCGCCGATTGGGAGAACGTAATTTCTATTATGGAAACATACAAAACAGAGGAGAAAAAATGA
- a CDS encoding ketoacyl-ACP synthase III, whose protein sequence is MKANIISVGTAVPAEIKDNDYFASYLETSDEWITQRTGIKQRRIWKNAPKDAASLLGFEAAKKAIAKAEINAESIDTIICATFTPDNFFPSTAAIIAGKLGIKGAFAFDLSAACAGFTFGLSVADSLIKSGQSKRVLLVGSEVISRSLDWNDRGTCILFGDGAGAVVLEASNGEKGILSCINYTDPNGAEALYLPSWGDKKFLIMEGQKIYKYACRLMPEMVERALEKANLTLKDVDLLVPHQANIRIIESVGERLGLPPEKIVINLQKYGNTSSATIPLALEEAWDNGRIKDGDIIAMVSLGGGITAGGVIIRF, encoded by the coding sequence ATTAAAGCGAATATAATTTCGGTGGGGACAGCCGTTCCGGCCGAAATCAAGGATAACGATTATTTCGCGTCGTATTTGGAAACTTCTGACGAATGGATAACCCAAAGGACGGGCATTAAGCAGAGGAGAATTTGGAAAAACGCTCCGAAAGACGCTGCTTCTCTATTGGGTTTTGAGGCGGCAAAGAAAGCGATCGCCAAAGCGGAAATTAACGCCGAAAGTATCGACACGATAATTTGTGCGACGTTTACGCCGGATAATTTTTTTCCGTCAACGGCGGCGATAATTGCCGGAAAATTAGGAATTAAAGGTGCGTTTGCGTTTGATTTATCCGCCGCTTGCGCCGGATTTACGTTCGGACTTTCTGTAGCTGATTCGTTGATAAAAAGCGGGCAGAGCAAACGAGTGCTTTTGGTCGGGAGCGAAGTGATTTCGCGTTCTCTTGATTGGAATGACAGGGGGACGTGCATTTTATTCGGTGACGGCGCGGGTGCGGTGGTTTTGGAAGCGAGTAACGGTGAAAAAGGAATATTGTCCTGTATAAATTATACCGATCCTAACGGGGCAGAGGCGCTTTACCTGCCGAGTTGGGGCGATAAAAAGTTTTTGATTATGGAAGGACAAAAAATTTATAAATATGCTTGTCGTCTTATGCCGGAAATGGTAGAGAGGGCGCTTGAGAAAGCAAATTTGACGTTGAAAGACGTTGATTTGCTCGTTCCGCATCAAGCGAATATTCGTATAATCGAAAGCGTGGGGGAAAGATTAGGACTGCCTCCGGAAAAAATTGTAATAAATCTGCAAAAATACGGAAATACTTCATCGGCGACGATTCCGCTCGCACTTGAAGAAGCGTGGGATAACGGACGAATAAAAGACGGAGACATAATCGCCATGGTTTCGCTTGGCGGAGGAATTACCGCCGGCGGCGTTATAATCAGGTTTTGA
- the galE gene encoding UDP-glucose 4-epimerase GalE: protein MNILVIGGAGYIGSHVARELLDNGYGVTIYDNFSSGKEENVFADEDLVRGDVLNFDLLDKTMGDRKFDGIIHLSAFKAAGESMVIPEKYSVNNICGTINILNAAVKNGVKKIIFSSTAAVYGEPQYLPIDENHPTNPENYYGFTKLEIERILTWYDKLKGLKFVALRYFNAAGYDKKGRISGLETNPQNLLPIVMETAVGKREKITIFGSDWDTRDGTCVRDYIHVSDLASAHLKAFEYLLKVNESLTVNLGSQTGVSVKEMVDTARKITGRKIEAEFGARRDGDPSVVLATAKKAKEALGFKAQHSDITSLILTTWEVYKKNFKI from the coding sequence ATGAACATTTTGGTAATCGGCGGAGCGGGATACATAGGGAGTCATGTTGCTCGAGAATTGCTTGATAACGGTTACGGAGTTACGATTTACGACAATTTCTCAAGCGGGAAAGAAGAAAATGTATTTGCCGACGAAGATCTTGTCCGCGGCGACGTTTTGAATTTTGATTTACTTGACAAGACGATGGGCGATAGGAAATTTGATGGAATCATCCATTTGTCAGCGTTTAAGGCGGCGGGCGAATCTATGGTAATTCCCGAAAAGTACTCTGTAAACAACATTTGCGGAACAATAAACATATTGAATGCGGCTGTAAAAAACGGTGTGAAAAAGATAATTTTTTCATCTACTGCGGCGGTTTACGGTGAACCGCAGTACCTTCCGATTGACGAAAATCATCCGACGAATCCTGAAAATTACTACGGATTTACAAAGTTGGAAATCGAAAGAATTTTGACATGGTACGATAAACTTAAAGGACTGAAATTTGTAGCGTTAAGATATTTTAACGCGGCTGGCTATGATAAAAAAGGCAGAATTTCGGGGTTAGAAACCAATCCGCAAAATTTGCTTCCGATTGTTATGGAAACCGCTGTAGGAAAACGTGAAAAAATTACGATCTTCGGTTCGGACTGGGACACCCGAGACGGAACTTGTGTTCGCGATTATATTCACGTGAGCGATTTGGCTTCGGCGCATCTCAAAGCGTTTGAATACTTGTTGAAAGTCAACGAAAGTTTGACGGTGAATCTTGGTTCGCAGACGGGTGTTTCGGTCAAAGAGATGGTTGATACGGCAAGGAAAATCACAGGCAGGAAAATAGAGGCGGAGTTTGGCGCTCGCCGTGACGGAGATCCTTCGGTGGTTTTGGCGACGGCAAAAAAAGCGAAAGAAGCTTTGGGTTTCAAAGCGCAACATTCCGATATAACTTCGCTAATTTTAACGACTTGGGAAGTTTATAAAAAAAATTTCAAAATTTGA
- a CDS encoding TolC family protein: protein MRRKILTALTAAVLSTSVFSDAPESSSKPNDGQRAMSRSDVIRYAFKNSESLAQLEAEHERIVYMRKEYYGKALPDINGAINYVLAPNLNGEKEDRPSVSEVVDGMEPSNADRVLAGALDGISGALGAMSVKNTLQWEVKATQPIFAQGKVKTGLKIAEISLETLEEKYRGEQLELSQNIINAYNSALLAQQNAVIQQDALIIAEESYRIAKARFETGKGSALDTLNARYEQQQAISRLRDAQKNEKLTMETLMTAASLDDKKIILSDSLIVPQFDMTEDAAWEKMRQNNSSLKLLSQAKMLQTEQTHLTKTDYLPMIGAFASIGQHNLFDNGDEFADSGSWQWDFKVGVGVQIPIFNGGQRKNKLRQAKFEELKLDKQEIEAERGLRLALSAAFEDLAVAKEELARTAQMIALTEQGLRISKLSFELGQITQLELNNSEQNNRGAKTAYNSAIFGINSAVMNIEKLIGSEDLISIGN, encoded by the coding sequence ATGAGAAGAAAAATTTTGACGGCGCTTACGGCAGCCGTACTTTCAACGTCCGTATTTTCAGATGCTCCGGAATCGTCGTCAAAGCCGAATGACGGACAAAGAGCAATGAGCAGAAGCGATGTGATAAGGTATGCTTTCAAAAACTCCGAAAGTTTGGCTCAACTTGAAGCCGAACACGAACGGATAGTTTACATGCGGAAAGAATACTATGGGAAAGCGCTTCCGGACATTAACGGAGCGATAAATTATGTTCTTGCTCCGAATTTGAATGGAGAAAAGGAAGATAGACCGAGTGTTTCCGAGGTGGTTGACGGAATGGAACCTAGTAATGCAGACCGAGTCTTAGCCGGAGCGTTAGATGGGATTTCAGGCGCTTTAGGCGCTATGAGCGTCAAAAATACCTTGCAGTGGGAAGTAAAGGCAACGCAGCCGATTTTTGCACAGGGAAAAGTAAAAACCGGATTGAAAATCGCCGAAATCTCTCTTGAAACGCTTGAAGAAAAATACAGAGGCGAACAATTGGAACTTTCGCAAAACATTATAAACGCATACAATTCCGCGCTTTTGGCTCAACAAAACGCGGTAATTCAACAGGATGCGTTAATTATTGCAGAGGAGTCGTACAGAATAGCGAAAGCGCGGTTTGAGACCGGCAAGGGAAGCGCACTTGATACGCTAAACGCAAGATATGAGCAGCAACAGGCGATTTCACGGCTTCGCGACGCGCAAAAAAATGAAAAATTAACGATGGAAACGTTGATGACGGCGGCTTCGCTTGACGATAAGAAAATTATTTTGAGCGACAGCTTGATCGTGCCGCAGTTTGATATGACGGAAGACGCGGCTTGGGAGAAAATGCGGCAAAATAATTCGTCGCTCAAATTGCTTTCGCAGGCAAAAATGTTGCAAACAGAACAAACGCACTTGACCAAAACCGATTATCTTCCGATGATTGGAGCGTTTGCAAGCATCGGACAGCATAATTTGTTTGATAACGGCGACGAATTTGCAGACTCTGGAAGCTGGCAGTGGGATTTTAAAGTCGGCGTGGGAGTTCAAATCCCGATTTTCAACGGCGGGCAACGCAAAAACAAACTCCGTCAGGCAAAATTCGAAGAATTAAAGTTGGATAAACAAGAGATTGAAGCCGAGCGCGGACTTCGACTTGCTTTGAGCGCAGCGTTTGAGGATTTAGCGGTAGCAAAAGAAGAATTGGCGAGGACGGCGCAGATGATCGCGCTTACAGAACAAGGGCTTAGGATTTCCAAATTGTCGTTTGAACTGGGGCAAATTACGCAGTTGGAATTGAACAACAGCGAACAGAATAACAGAGGAGCCAAAACAGCGTATAACAGCGCAATTTTCGGCATCAATTCGGCGGTTATGAATATTGAAAAATTGATAGGAAGTGAAGATTTAATCTCAATAGGAAATTAA
- a CDS encoding efflux RND transporter periplasmic adaptor subunit has product MRSFKMTVIVAAAAIALTSCGKKDEAKEKSQTIQEIQAVQGIPVTVSTAKKSVVRHVEKTSGTTEGIRQSYLTNAMSGTLQKISVKTGQRVKEGDVIASMYFEDGSPRSAAQANYDYAERMYERVRKLQEEGAATLEQIEGARVNYENALKGLKGANAAEFVRAPFDGVILEIYQSEGTKIDARTQIAHMADFSRIKVDAMVNELNINKYSNGQKAFVLVGDKDTLWGRATSVAVGGIAQNHGFRVTFEFPNPNNKLKVGMFKEIFVIIEEKTDAISVPIDVVVYKAGKPGVFVINGETAVLRQVEPGINSGSNLEIISGLKEKERFVVSGATLLSDGKKVNITEQKNDE; this is encoded by the coding sequence ATGAGAAGTTTTAAAATGACGGTAATTGTCGCCGCGGCGGCTATCGCTTTAACATCGTGCGGGAAAAAAGACGAAGCGAAAGAAAAATCGCAGACAATTCAGGAAATTCAAGCGGTACAAGGGATTCCCGTGACTGTTTCAACGGCAAAAAAAAGTGTTGTGCGCCATGTAGAAAAAACGAGCGGCACGACGGAAGGAATCAGGCAATCGTATTTGACGAACGCGATGAGCGGAACTCTGCAAAAAATTTCCGTCAAAACCGGACAACGTGTTAAAGAAGGCGACGTTATCGCGAGTATGTATTTCGAGGACGGTTCGCCGCGAAGCGCCGCACAGGCTAATTACGATTATGCGGAAAGAATGTACGAAAGAGTCCGAAAATTGCAGGAAGAAGGCGCTGCGACTTTGGAACAGATTGAAGGCGCTAGAGTTAATTACGAAAACGCGTTAAAAGGGCTTAAAGGAGCAAACGCAGCCGAATTTGTACGCGCTCCGTTTGACGGCGTAATATTAGAAATTTATCAATCCGAAGGAACTAAAATAGACGCAAGAACCCAAATTGCGCATATGGCGGATTTTTCAAGGATTAAAGTTGACGCGATGGTTAACGAATTGAATATTAATAAATACTCAAACGGACAAAAAGCGTTCGTTCTTGTCGGCGACAAAGACACGCTTTGGGGACGGGCGACAAGCGTTGCGGTCGGCGGAATCGCGCAAAATCACGGTTTTCGCGTAACTTTTGAATTTCCAAATCCGAACAACAAACTCAAAGTCGGAATGTTTAAAGAAATTTTCGTTATAATCGAAGAAAAAACTGACGCGATAAGCGTTCCCATAGATGTGGTAGTTTACAAAGCAGGAAAGCCAGGGGTGTTCGTAATAAACGGTGAAACGGCTGTTTTAAGGCAAGTGGAACCGGGAATAAACAGCGGAAGTAATTTGGAAATTATTTCCGGACTTAAAGAAAAAGAGCGATTCGTCGTCTCGGGTGCGACTTTGCTTTCGGACGGTAAGAAAGTGAACATTACGGAGCAAAAAAATGACGAATAA